In Kogia breviceps isolate mKogBre1 chromosome 7, mKogBre1 haplotype 1, whole genome shotgun sequence, a single window of DNA contains:
- the FGF4 gene encoding fibroblast growth factor 4, protein MAGPGAAAAALLPAVLLAVLAPWAGRGAAAAPTAPNGTLEAELERRWESLVARSLARLPVAAQPKEAAVQSGAGDYLLGIKRLRRLYCNVGIGFHLQVLPDGRIGGVHADTSDSLLELSPVERGVVTVFGVASRFFVAMSSKGKLYGSPFFTDECKFKEILLPNNYNAYECYRYPGMFIALSKNGKTKKGNRVSPTMKVTHFLPRL, encoded by the exons atggcggggcccggggcggccGCGGCCGCGCTGCTCCCCGCGGTGCTGCTGGCCGTGCTGGCGCCCTGGGCCGGCCGAGGGGCCGCCGCCGCGCCCACCGCACCCAACGGCACGCTGGAGGCCGAGCTGGAGCGCCGCTGGGAGAGCCTGGTGGCGCGCTCGCTGGCGCGCCTGCCGGTGGCCGCGCAGCCCAAGGAGGCTGCCGTCCAGAGCGGCGCCGGGGACTACCTGCTGGGCATCAAGAGGCTGCGGAGGCTCTACTGCAACGTGGGCATCGGCTTCCACCTCCAGGTGCTCCCGGACGGCCGCATCGGCGGCGTGCACGCGGACACGAGTGACA gcctgCTGGAGCTCTCGCCCGTGGAGCGCGGAGTGGTGACCGTCTTCGGCGTGGCCAGCCGCTTCTTCGTGGCCATGAGCAGCAAGGGCAAGCTCTACGGCTCG CCTTTCTTCACCGATGAGTGCAAGTTCAAAGAGATACTCCTCCCCAACAACTACAACGCGTACGAGTGCTACAGGTACCCCGGCATGTTCATCGCCCTGAGTAAGAACGGGAAGACCAAGAAGGGGAACCGGGTGTCACCCACCATGAAGGTCACCCATTTCCTCCCCAGGCTGTGA